The following coding sequences are from one Streptomyces sp. V3I7 window:
- a CDS encoding beta-galactosidase: MALSRRTFSALAGSAALGLALGGSGGPGASSAYARSAPTGPAPEPPRADGRRHTIGHDRHSLVVDGRRLVVWSGEMHPFRLPSPSLWRDVLQKMRAHGYNAVSIYVAWNYHSPAPGQYDFTGVRDLDLFLRMAAETGLYVILRPGPYINAEVDGGGFPGWLTATKGSARTADPDYLAYVDEWLTAVNRIARRHQFTDGGGTVLLYQLENEYDSHVTEATGRAYMAHLYKKVRSDGIDVPLFHNDKGRNGHWGPGTFDTGGEKGRWLYGFDGYPSPSQVPPDWGYFGTGGLTGGATASPHTPGFVPEFGGGWFDPWGGAWSHGKGYAESRRTRDAAYERRFYLTNLANGITLHNVYMTFGGTSWGWLPAPVVYTSYDYGAAIDEGRGVTDKIAPMHQIGHLLQRVPDFAKLDRAADVSAAGLKVYHLTNPDTRAHVYVARNDGTEEVTSTLPTAEGELEVTVPPRDARLLTTGLMLGKRRLRHSTAQPMLCVSTGRQDVAVFTGRYGEMAHLVLDCPTDPSVKRIDSEAAYVYDRGALHVTVPLGEGGLTRILVEGGGSEKPLVLLFADDATSTRLFPYDTPSGTVLVYGPALLRHAALDGATVHLTGDVVQATGVEVWGPRGIGNMVWNGRRLPCRPTLSGSLTADAPALAAVPRTALPELGGWRRKAENPEADPKFDDSTWTVADRTTSYSTTPVPDGGPVLFADDYGFHYGDVWYRGHLDGADGLESVSLAYSTGTQGLLMAWLDGEPLGTHRMPVPDNSTIRQGTWQDTAVLSLARLPKKKRKKLRRKLAEPGKHVLSVLVRRMQHDQDGKALDTHKAARGLTEVSFKGASPEVSWRIQGALTSDPVRGPQNHGGLFGERKGWHLPGFADHGWKPADLPRSDRGQGVTWYRTTFRLAVPGDIDASIGLVLDDDPDRAYRVQVFLNGWNMGQYINDVGPQHTFVLPNGILRTRGTNTLALAVLSDGTTESGPGRVRLSLLGSATGGVPVTPVVSPG; this comes from the coding sequence TTGGCGCTCAGCAGACGAACTTTCAGTGCCCTGGCCGGGTCGGCCGCGCTCGGACTCGCCCTGGGTGGCAGCGGTGGTCCGGGGGCGTCCTCGGCGTACGCGCGCAGCGCGCCGACCGGGCCCGCGCCCGAGCCGCCCCGTGCGGACGGGCGGCGGCACACGATCGGTCACGACCGCCACTCGCTCGTCGTGGACGGCAGACGGCTCGTCGTGTGGTCCGGTGAGATGCACCCGTTCCGGCTGCCGAGCCCCTCCCTGTGGCGCGACGTGCTCCAGAAGATGCGCGCGCACGGCTACAACGCCGTGAGCATCTACGTCGCGTGGAACTACCACTCCCCCGCCCCGGGCCAGTACGACTTCACCGGCGTCCGCGACCTGGACCTGTTCCTGCGCATGGCCGCCGAGACCGGGCTGTACGTCATCCTGCGCCCGGGCCCGTACATCAACGCCGAGGTCGACGGCGGCGGTTTCCCGGGCTGGCTCACCGCCACGAAGGGCTCCGCGCGGACTGCCGACCCGGACTATCTGGCATACGTCGACGAGTGGCTGACGGCGGTGAACCGCATCGCCCGCAGGCACCAGTTCACGGACGGCGGCGGCACGGTCCTGCTGTATCAGCTCGAGAACGAGTACGACTCCCACGTCACCGAGGCCACCGGCCGCGCCTACATGGCACACCTGTACAAGAAGGTGCGGTCGGACGGCATCGACGTCCCCCTCTTCCACAACGACAAGGGCCGTAACGGACATTGGGGCCCCGGCACCTTCGACACCGGTGGCGAGAAGGGCCGTTGGCTGTACGGCTTCGACGGCTACCCCTCGCCTTCCCAAGTCCCGCCGGACTGGGGTTACTTCGGCACCGGCGGCCTCACGGGCGGCGCCACCGCCAGTCCGCACACGCCCGGGTTCGTCCCGGAGTTCGGCGGCGGCTGGTTCGACCCGTGGGGCGGCGCGTGGTCCCACGGCAAGGGCTACGCCGAGTCGCGGCGCACCCGGGACGCGGCGTACGAGCGGCGGTTCTATCTGACCAACCTCGCCAACGGCATCACGCTGCACAACGTCTACATGACGTTCGGCGGCACCTCGTGGGGCTGGCTGCCCGCGCCGGTGGTCTACACGTCGTACGACTACGGGGCCGCCATCGACGAGGGCCGCGGCGTCACCGACAAGATCGCCCCGATGCACCAGATCGGCCATCTGCTCCAGCGCGTCCCGGACTTCGCCAAGCTGGACCGCGCGGCGGACGTGAGCGCCGCGGGGCTGAAGGTCTACCACCTCACCAACCCCGACACCCGGGCCCATGTGTACGTGGCGCGCAACGACGGCACCGAGGAGGTCACGTCCACGCTGCCCACCGCCGAGGGCGAGTTGGAGGTCACCGTCCCGCCCCGGGACGCCCGCCTGCTGACCACCGGGCTGATGCTCGGCAAGCGGCGGCTGCGGCACTCCACCGCCCAGCCCATGCTGTGCGTGAGCACCGGCCGGCAGGACGTCGCCGTGTTCACCGGCCGCTACGGCGAGATGGCGCACCTCGTGCTCGACTGCCCGACCGACCCCTCGGTCAAGCGCATCGACTCCGAGGCCGCCTATGTCTACGACCGGGGCGCCCTGCACGTGACCGTGCCCCTCGGCGAGGGCGGCCTCACCCGGATCCTGGTCGAGGGCGGCGGCAGCGAGAAGCCGCTGGTGCTCCTCTTCGCGGACGACGCGACCTCCACCCGCCTGTTCCCCTACGACACCCCCTCCGGGACCGTGCTGGTCTACGGCCCGGCGCTGCTGCGCCACGCCGCCCTGGACGGCGCGACGGTCCACCTCACCGGCGACGTCGTCCAGGCGACCGGCGTCGAGGTGTGGGGGCCGCGCGGCATCGGGAACATGGTGTGGAACGGCCGCCGGCTGCCCTGTCGGCCCACGCTGTCCGGGAGCCTGACCGCCGACGCGCCCGCGCTGGCCGCCGTACCGCGGACGGCGCTGCCGGAGCTCGGCGGGTGGCGGCGCAAGGCCGAGAACCCCGAGGCGGATCCGAAGTTCGACGACTCGACGTGGACGGTCGCCGACCGGACGACGTCGTACAGCACCACGCCCGTGCCCGACGGCGGCCCGGTGCTGTTCGCCGACGACTACGGCTTCCACTACGGCGACGTCTGGTACCGGGGGCACCTCGACGGCGCCGACGGTCTGGAGTCGGTGTCCCTCGCCTACAGCACGGGCACCCAGGGCCTGCTCATGGCCTGGCTGGACGGCGAGCCGCTCGGCACGCACCGGATGCCGGTCCCCGACAACAGCACGATCCGGCAGGGGACTTGGCAGGACACGGCGGTCCTGTCCCTGGCGCGGCTGCCGAAGAAGAAGCGCAAGAAGCTGCGCAGGAAGCTGGCCGAGCCCGGTAAGCACGTGCTGTCCGTGCTCGTCCGGCGGATGCAGCACGACCAGGACGGCAAGGCCCTCGACACGCACAAGGCCGCCCGCGGGCTGACCGAGGTCTCCTTCAAGGGGGCCTCGCCCGAGGTGAGTTGGCGGATCCAGGGCGCGCTCACGTCCGACCCGGTGCGCGGGCCGCAGAACCACGGCGGCCTGTTCGGGGAGCGGAAGGGCTGGCACCTGCCGGGGTTCGCGGACCACGGCTGGAAGCCCGCCGACCTGCCGCGCTCCGACCGGGGACAGGGGGTGACCTGGTACCGGACCACCTTCCGGCTGGCCGTACCGGGCGACATCGACGCCTCGATCGGGCTGGTCCTGGACGACGACCCGGACCGCGCCTACCGCGTGCAGGTGTTCCTCAACGGCTGGAACATGGGCCAGTACATCAACGACGTGGGCCCGCAGCACACCTTCGTCC
- a CDS encoding histidinol-phosphate transaminase, translating into MAGNVASLFRGTAAHSPSMAALTREGGEGAGPVDFCIPCNPYFPTPAMFEDMAARLRDIITYYPSGADTITAELCSLLRLPPQCVAMGNGSTELITWIDHLLVRESLAVPVPTFGRWTDQPMETGKRVDMFPLQESSGFALDLAQYAEFIRARGTRVAVVCNPNNPDGGYVHRHALVQFMDAMADLDLVVVDESFLEFADAEAEPSVVQEAMLRPNVVVLRSLGKNFGLHGIRFGYLVANPALAGRVRSMLPKWNLNSFAEHVVFMLREHGAEYARSLLQVRRDRLEMTSALSTLPGLTVYPSQGNFLFVRLPVGAEGTVVRDRLLTEHRILVRECGNKIGSSSRFLRLVVRPQVDVRRLVSGLESVLYEPGRGAVVPELGNGTSYSSGTAAVDRLVSETNGRGLPVPATAVAAPTAPAAAPPAGGGMPVPIPQVQQAPQPAVPLAPAAVAPAPVSAPVPAPAPLPAPIPASAPFPAPAAAAAAAAAAMPSAPTPPGVPARGGLTAAQVRGMTGPAPALTTAPATAWPNAQSWPNAAGMGEVC; encoded by the coding sequence ATGGCCGGCAACGTCGCCTCGCTGTTCCGCGGCACCGCGGCGCACAGCCCGTCGATGGCGGCGCTCACGCGGGAGGGCGGCGAGGGGGCGGGGCCGGTGGACTTCTGCATCCCGTGCAACCCGTACTTCCCCACCCCGGCGATGTTCGAGGACATGGCGGCGCGGCTGCGGGACATCATCACGTACTACCCGAGCGGCGCCGACACCATCACGGCCGAGCTGTGCTCGCTGCTCCGGCTGCCGCCCCAGTGCGTGGCCATGGGCAACGGCTCGACCGAGCTGATCACCTGGATCGACCATCTGCTGGTCCGCGAGTCGCTCGCCGTCCCGGTGCCCACGTTCGGCCGCTGGACCGACCAGCCGATGGAGACGGGCAAGCGGGTCGACATGTTCCCGCTCCAGGAGTCGAGCGGCTTCGCCCTGGACCTCGCGCAGTACGCCGAGTTCATCCGGGCGCGCGGTACCCGGGTCGCGGTGGTCTGCAACCCGAACAACCCCGATGGCGGCTATGTGCACCGGCACGCGCTCGTGCAGTTCATGGACGCGATGGCGGACCTGGACCTGGTCGTGGTCGACGAGTCGTTCCTGGAGTTCGCGGACGCCGAGGCCGAACCGAGCGTCGTCCAGGAGGCGATGCTGCGGCCCAACGTGGTGGTGCTGCGCAGCCTGGGCAAGAACTTCGGGCTGCACGGCATACGGTTCGGCTATCTCGTCGCGAACCCGGCGCTGGCAGGCCGTGTCCGCTCGATGCTGCCGAAGTGGAACCTCAACTCCTTCGCGGAACACGTGGTGTTCATGCTGCGCGAGCACGGCGCCGAGTACGCGCGGAGCCTGCTGCAGGTGCGCCGCGACCGCCTGGAGATGACCAGCGCGCTGTCCACGCTGCCCGGCCTGACGGTCTACCCCTCGCAGGGCAACTTCCTCTTCGTGCGTCTTCCCGTGGGCGCCGAGGGCACCGTGGTCCGGGACCGGCTGCTCACCGAGCACCGGATCCTGGTCCGCGAGTGCGGCAACAAGATCGGATCCTCCAGCCGCTTCCTGCGGCTCGTGGTGCGCCCCCAGGTCGATGTGCGACGCCTGGTGTCCGGCCTGGAGTCGGTGCTCTACGAGCCCGGGAGGGGAGCCGTCGTACCCGAGCTGGGCAACGGGACCAGCTACAGCTCGGGTACGGCGGCGGTGGACCGCCTGGTCAGCGAAACCAACGGCCGCGGGCTGCCGGTCCCGGCGACCGCCGTCGCCGCCCCGACAGCCCCCGCCGCCGCCCCTCCGGCCGGCGGCGGGATGCCGGTGCCGATTCCGCAGGTGCAGCAGGCTCCGCAGCCGGCGGTACCTCTGGCCCCGGCGGCCGTCGCACCGGCACCGGTTTCGGCCCCTGTACCGGCGCCGGCCCCCCTACCGGCACCGATTCCGGCCAGCGCGCCCTTTCCGGCACCGGCAGCCGCAGCCGCAGCCGCAGCCGCAGCCATGCCAAGCGCCCCCACCCCGCCCGGCGTCCCGGCCCGCGGCGGCCTCACCGCCGCCCAGGTCCGCGGCATGACAGGCCCGGCACCGGCCCTCACGACCGCACCCGCCACGGCCTGGCCCAACGCCCAGAGCTGGCCGAACGCGGCGGGCATGGGCGAGGTCTGCTAG